Part of the Citrus sinensis cultivar Valencia sweet orange chromosome 2, DVS_A1.0, whole genome shotgun sequence genome, CAATGACACAACTCAACCCACAAAACTCAAGAAACGGGTGGAAGAGGCAAAATTCCTCGAACAATTGAATTGCAAATGGAGCGTGCAACGTTAGACTCGATGTGGATGAGAGCCAATAAAAGATGCGACGTATCACGTACTGTGTGTAGGTGTCCGCGCATTTGGACCATTAtgttatttcaaataaattacaatCACGAGTCCTTCCGTAGGCATGCCAAGAAACAAAGCCACATGAATTCAAGGGTCAAAAGAGCACAGCAAAGCATACCTCCTTAATCCTTAGAGATCCACCatttaagagagaaaaagacagagagaaaattcaaaaagtttgaacaaactttcaaaacaaattttaatacctttctataaaataataccAAAGGGTACAgacttttcctttttggcCGGTTAATAGTAGTGTAATTACATGTCATTGAAGGTAAAACTAACCCTATGTTTACACAAAACATTTAGATTATACAaatagaacaataaattaacacGAAAATCAAACTCCTTCAACACGGGTCTCACTAATCCACacattaataatgataagaaTAAGCATAATAAACCTTCTTGGTGAAGAGGCTGCGCAAATTGAAGAGATTACTACTACCACTATTTGCAACATTCTTGTTGCCAACATTTccactgctgctgctgctgctgctcctGTTACTGCTTACACCAATTGCACTATTTTCGTCACTCCTACAACTCAAATGATGCCTGTAACCAATACACATGGGCACATTCACGTTCAAGTTCAAAACCCTACCTttgttactattattattactactccCATTATTACCCAACAATTTACTTCTTGCATCTTTTTTGTTGCCCACTTTTTCACCGCTCCGGACCCCAGGCTCGGAGGAGCTCTTCGCTAAACCCGAACCGGAACCACCACCCGCACCACGCTTGACTTGCCAAATAGGGCTGCTCCGACCCAAATGAACCCCGGCCCGACCCGGACTGCTAGGCCACTTCCTTGACTTTGACTCACCAGCCGAATTACTCCTCGAACAAGGTGCACTACTCACCTTCCGCGTTGCAGGAGCTCCGGATACCATCCTGGGTCGAGCGACACTATTTCCGGCGGATCTGCTCCTTGAAAAAGGCCAGATATTGATATTCAACTCAGCTGAGCTCGCCCCGCCTTGACATTTCTTCTCCCTCCTCTTCTCTTTGTCTTCTACGTTCTTTGTATTGATAACATTCTTCTTGTCACTTCTTTTGAAAATGTCCTTCCAACGCTTGGATGAGGTCAGCCCATTAGTCAACTCGGCCGTTACATGTCTCAACTCTGGCCCAGCttcagcttcttcttcttcttcaccgGGTTCTTTGTCTAAGGGCCCAGGATCTGGATGCGCGTTCGGGTCAGACGATTTGTTTGGAAGAAGGTGAAGAGGGAGGAGGACTCCATCAACGAAGAGTTCATCAGCTGAGAGGAGATTTGGTTGAGGAAAACTCGGGTTTCGGACCATCCAAAACTCAAACTCGGGCGAGTTTGTATCCCTGCCGTTTCTTCTTCTACCACTGTTGCATGGAGAAAGACCTCTAATTTCATGG contains:
- the LOC102612916 gene encoding uncharacterized protein LOC102612916 — translated: MDSPNSNTHEIRGLSPCNSGRRRNGRDTNSPEFEFWMVRNPSFPQPNLLSADELFVDGVLLPLHLLPNKSSDPNAHPDPGPLDKEPGEEEEEAEAGPELRHVTAELTNGLTSSKRWKDIFKRSDKKNVINTKNVEDKEKRREKKCQGGASSAELNINIWPFSRSRSAGNSVARPRMVSGAPATRKVSSAPCSRSNSAGESKSRKWPSSPGRAGVHLGRSSPIWQVKRGAGGGSGSGLAKSSSEPGVRSGEKVGNKKDARSKLLGNNGSSNNNSNKGRVLNLNVNVPMCIGYRHHLSCRSDENSAIGVSSNRSSSSSSSGNVGNKNVANSGSSNLFNLRSLFTKKVYYAYSYHWLVLPSMTCNYTTINRPKRKSLYPLQHNYLLTKQMVEPEVRAGSNRSATKEENRQRYTDHARGLSSTRDEEFEKRSDPDCCDSVGGSSHSERLADTSASFRTFCESLLRKELAELEMIKSREALRCEAEKRRMESEAEMTRMMMHTQLQIASFVEGMNSSRKRKRAEEDESRVSQR